A genomic window from Solanum dulcamara chromosome 11, daSolDulc1.2, whole genome shotgun sequence includes:
- the LOC129873332 gene encoding uncharacterized protein LOC129873332, with protein sequence MESVHGLKQSTKNQRILVSPGSDSSWEGYDEVRSKHRNDPTVMNKLREKLKSKATVKHAPKEIDNKIEGVTTRPNLPKGMKYVIKKIPSHPLRFGTAYRANFLDDFESSIGGDIVVRRPWMVMLAITTIQKKTRRDISPNQGELIDIQ encoded by the exons atggaatccgttcatggtctcaaacagtccactaaaaatcaacgaattcttgtttctcctggttctgattcgtcttgggaaggttacgacgaagttagatccaaacatcgtaacgatccaacagtgatgaataagctacgtgagaaattgaagtcgaaagctacagttaaacatgcacccaaagaaatagacaacaagattgaaggggttacaacacgccctaatctcccaaag ggaatgaaatacgtcatcaagaagatcccgtcccacccattgagattcggaacggcatatagggctaattttcttgatgattttgaatcatcaataggtggaGATATTGTTGTCagaaggccatggatggttatgttagcgataacgacgatccaaaaaaaAACTAGGAGAGACATCTCTCCAAACCAAGGAGAACTGATTGATATccagtag
- the LOC129873330 gene encoding 3-hydroxy-3-methylglutaryl-coenzyme A reductase 1 codes for MDVRRRPVKPVYTSKDASAGEPLKPLQVSSPKASDALPLPLYLTNGLFFTMFFSVMYFLLVRWREKIRNSIPLHVVTLSELLAMVSLIASVIYLLGFFGIGFVQSFVSKSNSDSWDIEDESAEQLIIEEDSRRGPCAAATTLGCVVPPPPVRQIARMVPQQPAKVALSQTEKPAPIIMPALSEDDEEIIQSVVQGKTPSYSLESKLGDCMRAASIRKEALQRITGKSLEGLPLEGFDYESILGQCCEMPVGYVQIPVGIAGPLLLDGREYSVPMATTEGCLVASTNRGCKAIFVSGGANSVLLRDGMTRAPVVRFNTAKRAAELKFFVEDPLNFETLSLMFNKSSRFARLQSIQCAIAGKNLYMRFSCSTGDAMGMNMVSKGVQNVLDYLQNEYPDMDVIGISGNFCSDKKPAAVNWIEGRGKSVVCEAIIKEEIVKKVLKTEVASLVELNMLKNLTGSAMAGALGGFNAHASNIVSAVYLATGQDPAQNVESSHCITMMEAVNDGKDLHVSVTMPSIEVGTVGGGTQLASQSACLNLLGVKGANREAPGSNARLLATIVAGSVLAGELSLMSAISAGQLVKSHMKYNRSSRDITQVAK; via the exons ATGGACGTTCGCCGGCGACCTGTTAAGCCTGTCTACACCTCCAAAGATGCTTCCGCCGGCGAACCTCTCAAGCCCCTACAAGTTTCATCTCCTAAAGCATCTGATGCCCTTCCACTCCCATTGTATCTCACCAATGGGTTATTTTTCACCATGTTTTTCTCTGTTATGTATTTTCTTCTCGTTAGGTGGCGTGAGAAAATCCGTAATTCCATTCCTCTTCATGTGGTTACCCTTTCTGAGTTGTTAGCTATGGTTTCGTTGATCGCTTCCGTTATATATCTTCTGGGTTTCTTTGGGATTGGGTTTGTTCAGTCGTTTGTGTCGAAATCGAATAGTGATTCCTGGGATATTGAGGATGAGAGTGCTGAGCAGCTTATTATTGAGGAAGATAGCCGCCGTGGACCATGCGCTGCAGCCACTACTCTTGGCTGCGTTGTCCCTCCACCACCTGTTCGACAAATTGCTCGAATGGTTCCCCAGCAACCTGCTAAGGTAGCTTTGTCCCAAACGGAGAAGCCTGCGCCTATAATTATGCCAGCATTATCTGAAGATGACGAGGAGATTATACAATCTGTTGTTCAGGGTAAAACTCCATCATATTCGTTGGAGTCAAAGCTTGGTGATTGTATGAGAGCTGCTTCAATTCGAAAAGAGGCGTTGCAGAGGATTACGGGGAAGTCATTGGAAGGGCTTCCATTGGAGGGATTTGACTATGAGTCTATTCTGGGACAGTGCTGTGAGATGCCTGTAGGCTACGTGCAAATACCGGTGGGAATTGCAGGGCCATTGTTGCTTGATGGGAGAGAGTACTCAGTACCAATGGCAACTACAGAAGGATGTTTAGTTGCTAGCACCAACAGGGGTTGCAAGGCTATCTTTGTCTCTGGTGGCGCAAACAGCGTTTTGCTCAGAGATGGAATGACAAGAGCTCCGGTGGTCAGGTTCAACACCGCCAAAAGAGCCGCTGAGTTGAAATTCTTCGTTGAGGATCCCCTAAACTTTGAGACTCTTTCTCTTATGTTCAATAA ATCAAGCAGATTTGCCAGATTACAGAGCATTCAATGTGCTATAGCTGGTAAAAATTTGTATATGAGATTTAGCTGTAGCACAGGTGATGCAATGGGAATGAACATGGTATCCAAAGGTGTGCAAAACGTTCTGGATTACCTTCAGAATGAATATCCGGACATGGATGTCATCGGCATATCTG GGAACTTTTGCTCGGACAAGAAGCCCGCAGCAGTTAACTGGATTGAAGGGAGGGGAAAATCAGTAGTTTGCGAGGCAATTATCAAGGAAGAGATTGTGAAGAAAGTGTTGAAAACTGAGGTTGCTTCTCTGGTGGAGCTGAACATGCTTAAAAACCTTACTGGATCAGCCATGGCTGGTGCCCTTGGTGGCTTCAATGCCCATGCCAGCAACATCGTCTCTGCTGTATATTTGGCCACTGGCCAAGATCCTGCTCAGAATGTAGAGAGTTCTCACTGCATTACTATGATGGAGGCTGTAAATGATGGCAAGGACCTCCATGTTTCAGTAACTATGCCTTCTATTGAG GTCGGTACGGTGGGTGGTGGAACTCAACTTGCATCACAGTCAGCTTGCTTGAACTTACTAGGAGTGAAAGGTGCAAACAGAGAGGCACCAGGTTCAAATGCAAGGCTCTTGGCCACAATAGTGGCTGGTTCTGTTCTTGCTGGTGAGCTATCTCTCATGTCAGCTATCTCAGCTGGCCAACTCGTCAAGAGTCACATGAAATATAATAGATCTAGCAGAGATATTACCCAAGTGGCCAAGTAA